A single genomic interval of Bradyrhizobium sp. AZCC 1693 harbors:
- a CDS encoding TadE/TadG family type IV pilus assembly protein: MSLGNICSRIGRIPHQWSQDQVGQRQNRGHLFRHFIRDESGSYVILSALMMPVLVGAASLGTEVGWWLYKHKNMQSAADSGAVSAATAGSNLMAEANAVTATYGYANAVNNVTITVNQPPKTGNYASNGQAVEVIVSQPQQRLLSSLFGSDPVLITARAVALQNSGSGCVLALNSTASPAVNVSGSNKLNLINCNLYSNSSASPSLNVSGSATVSANQVGVVGDVSGAGNITATNGIRTHVQPIADPYANVSPPSQPSCTSAKITVNANGKTNYLSPGCYRGDITVNAGATLNLDPGIYYLDGANLSVAGNATITGTGVTLVFTGSGSSWGTASIGSNAIIDLTAPTSGTTQGIVLYGDRKMPAGTAFNLTGGGTQNFGGAIYLPKANLSFSGGNGTTTSCTKIIADTVTFTGMSNVQVNCSALGTAAIGTLTAQLVQ; this comes from the coding sequence CATCTATTTCGTCACTTCATTCGTGATGAATCGGGCAGCTATGTGATCCTCTCTGCGTTGATGATGCCCGTCCTGGTTGGTGCCGCCAGCCTTGGCACCGAGGTCGGGTGGTGGCTCTACAAGCACAAGAACATGCAGAGCGCGGCAGATTCTGGCGCGGTGAGCGCAGCGACCGCTGGCAGCAACCTGATGGCTGAAGCCAATGCGGTCACCGCAACCTATGGCTACGCAAATGCGGTGAACAATGTCACCATAACCGTCAACCAGCCACCGAAGACGGGCAACTATGCTTCGAACGGGCAGGCCGTTGAAGTCATCGTCAGCCAGCCGCAGCAACGGCTCTTGTCCTCGCTATTCGGATCCGATCCCGTGCTCATCACGGCGCGCGCGGTGGCCCTACAAAATTCCGGATCGGGCTGTGTGCTAGCCCTCAACTCGACTGCCAGCCCTGCTGTGAATGTAAGCGGCAGCAATAAGCTTAATTTGATCAACTGCAATCTCTACAGCAACTCAAGCGCAAGTCCATCGCTGAACGTCAGCGGCAGTGCCACGGTTTCTGCCAATCAGGTCGGCGTAGTTGGCGACGTGTCGGGGGCGGGCAACATCACGGCAACCAACGGCATCCGCACTCATGTGCAGCCGATCGCTGATCCCTACGCGAACGTATCCCCACCCTCGCAGCCGAGTTGCACCAGCGCCAAGATCACCGTGAACGCCAATGGCAAGACCAACTACCTCAGCCCGGGTTGTTATCGCGGCGATATCACCGTTAATGCAGGAGCGACGCTAAACCTGGACCCTGGGATTTACTACTTGGACGGAGCGAACCTGAGCGTGGCGGGCAATGCCACGATCACGGGTACAGGCGTGACCCTGGTCTTTACAGGTTCGGGCAGCAGCTGGGGCACAGCTTCGATCGGCAGCAATGCGATCATTGATCTGACGGCGCCAACCTCAGGAACGACGCAAGGCATTGTCCTGTATGGCGACCGCAAAATGCCCGCAGGTACGGCCTTCAATCTGACGGGCGGCGGCACGCAGAATTTCGGTGGCGCCATTTACCTGCCAAAAGCGAACCTAAGCTTCAGCGGCGGAAATGGCACGACCACCTCCTGCACAAAAATCATCGCCGATACTGTCACCTTCACCGGCATGTCAAATGTTCAGGTCAATTGCTCCGCGCTTGGCACCGCGGCCATCGGCACACTGACCGCGCAACTGGTTCAATGA
- a CDS encoding TadE/TadG family type IV pilus assembly protein produces the protein MSARNSSCHTRFRPFGTLHRLFRNALRGTGGAAAIEFAIMIPLFSLMVVSVTDIGLAVYRKMQVENVAQAGAQYAIARGFNKTGISNAVTSATNSSAISASPEPVQFCGCPTSTGVSTVSCGTVCSSGAVAGTYAKVSAQATYYTLINYQIVASTYGFNAQSTARLQ, from the coding sequence ATGAGCGCTCGAAACTCGTCATGCCATACCCGATTCCGACCATTTGGCACACTTCATCGCCTTTTTCGAAACGCCCTGCGCGGTACAGGCGGCGCCGCGGCGATCGAATTCGCAATCATGATCCCGCTATTCTCCCTGATGGTGGTCTCGGTGACGGATATCGGTCTCGCCGTCTACCGCAAGATGCAAGTTGAGAATGTTGCGCAGGCTGGGGCTCAGTACGCCATTGCGCGCGGCTTTAACAAGACCGGCATCTCCAACGCCGTGACCAGCGCCACGAATTCCTCCGCGATCTCTGCATCACCCGAGCCGGTTCAGTTTTGTGGCTGCCCGACGAGCACAGGGGTCAGCACCGTGAGCTGCGGTACAGTCTGCTCGAGCGGCGCAGTGGCCGGAACATATGCCAAAGTTTCGGCGCAGGCGACGTATTATACGCTCATCAATTATCAGATCGTTGCTAGCACCTACGGCTTCAACGCGCAGTCCACGGCGAGGCTGCAGTGA
- a CDS encoding TadE/TadG family type IV pilus assembly protein, with product MKLTTIWRDNRGTTALEFALTAPVFLLFIFGIIEFGLLLWTQIGLQHGAEMAARCASVDSTLCPNSNPGAITSYAAQQAFGLTLPSQTFTYSTPACGNQVSASHAFQFPAVLNLSPLTLTAQACFPS from the coding sequence GTGAAGCTCACAACGATATGGCGCGACAATCGCGGAACTACAGCGCTCGAATTCGCGTTGACCGCTCCGGTTTTCTTACTGTTCATATTTGGAATCATCGAGTTTGGGCTGCTGTTGTGGACCCAGATCGGCCTGCAACACGGGGCCGAAATGGCGGCGCGCTGTGCAAGCGTCGATTCCACGCTTTGCCCTAATAGCAATCCAGGCGCTATTACCAGCTACGCTGCCCAGCAAGCGTTCGGCCTCACTCTCCCTTCACAGACTTTCACCTACTCGACGCCGGCTTGTGGCAATCAGGTAAGTGCAAGCCATGCCTTTCAGTTTCCGGCAGTTCTCAATCTCTCGCCCTTAACGCTAACCGCGCAAGCATGCTTTCCAAGTTAG
- a CDS encoding DMT family transporter, protein MTESKPTATGRIAPAGLMFLAITSVGWGFNWPVTKYLLSELPPLTLRGTTGVIGAALLAVLALARSQSLNVERHLWPRLMLAALLNVTGWMVLMGLALLWLPASEAALIAYTMPVWASLLAWPVLGERPTILRTVALVMAFAGLAAIMGGNGFSATAAKLPGMVMALGGALGFALGTVLAKKLPVPLPPIPAAAWQIGLGCFPIVIIGFAIETSHIDDVTQLGWWLLIYSTVIQFCIAYVSWFAALARLPASVAAIGTMAVPVIGVVASAIALGEPLGLTQIVALVFTLAGVVLATRS, encoded by the coding sequence ATGACAGAATCAAAACCGACTGCGACCGGGCGGATTGCACCCGCGGGTCTGATGTTCCTCGCGATCACCTCGGTGGGCTGGGGTTTTAACTGGCCCGTCACGAAATATCTGCTGAGCGAGCTGCCGCCGCTGACGCTGCGCGGCACGACCGGCGTGATCGGCGCTGCGCTCTTGGCGGTGCTGGCGCTGGCGCGCTCCCAGAGCCTGAATGTCGAGCGGCATTTGTGGCCGCGGCTGATGCTGGCGGCGCTGCTCAACGTCACGGGCTGGATGGTGCTGATGGGGCTGGCCCTGCTGTGGCTGCCGGCGAGCGAGGCGGCGCTGATCGCCTACACCATGCCGGTATGGGCCTCGCTTTTGGCCTGGCCGGTGCTCGGCGAGCGGCCGACCATTTTGCGCACGGTGGCGCTAGTGATGGCATTCGCCGGGCTTGCCGCCATCATGGGCGGTAACGGCTTTAGCGCGACGGCTGCAAAACTGCCGGGCATGGTGATGGCGCTCGGCGGCGCGCTCGGCTTTGCGCTCGGCACCGTGCTGGCGAAGAAGCTGCCGGTGCCGCTGCCGCCGATCCCGGCCGCGGCCTGGCAGATCGGTCTTGGTTGTTTCCCGATCGTCATCATCGGCTTCGCCATCGAGACCTCGCATATCGATGACGTGACGCAGCTCGGCTGGTGGTTGCTGATTTATTCGACGGTAATCCAGTTCTGCATCGCTTATGTGAGCTGGTTTGCGGCACTCGCGCGCCTGCCGGCCTCGGTCGCCGCGATCGGCACCATGGCGGTGCCTGTCATCGGCGTCGTCGCATCCGCGATCGCGCTCGGCGAGCCGCTCGGGCTGACGCAGATCGTGGCGCTGGTGTTCACACTGGCCGGCGTGGTGCTGGCGACAAGGTCGTAG